A single window of Syntrophus aciditrophicus SB DNA harbors:
- a CDS encoding electron transfer flavoprotein subunit beta/FixA family protein, protein MNIVACVKQVPDTEAQIKVKPDGSGIDESGIKWVMNPYDEYGVEEALKLKEKLGGDVTIVCAGPARAMETIRTALAMGADKGIHIDDPALEGADAYATATALAAAIKGIPYDVIFCGQRAIDDDSGQVGAILAELLGLPQLTVVTKEETDGKTVKVVRPVEGAAFVIESSLPAVVTAQKGLNEPRYASLPGIMKAKKKPVDVKNLAALGVSVESKSKVAKMVPPPARPPGKIIAGDDPAVKAAELAKLLREEAKVI, encoded by the coding sequence GTGAATATTGTTGCGTGTGTAAAGCAGGTTCCGGATACGGAAGCCCAGATCAAGGTAAAGCCGGACGGTTCAGGAATCGATGAATCCGGCATCAAGTGGGTCATGAACCCCTATGATGAATACGGCGTGGAAGAAGCCTTAAAACTGAAGGAAAAGCTCGGTGGAGACGTCACGATCGTCTGCGCAGGTCCGGCAAGAGCGATGGAGACAATCCGCACTGCCCTGGCCATGGGCGCCGACAAAGGCATTCACATCGACGATCCCGCTCTTGAAGGCGCGGATGCCTATGCAACGGCAACGGCATTGGCCGCGGCGATCAAAGGGATCCCCTATGACGTCATTTTCTGCGGACAGAGAGCCATCGATGACGACTCCGGACAGGTTGGAGCCATTCTGGCGGAACTTCTCGGCCTTCCCCAGTTGACCGTCGTCACCAAGGAAGAAACCGATGGAAAGACCGTCAAGGTCGTCCGTCCGGTGGAAGGCGCGGCGTTTGTCATTGAAAGTTCACTGCCGGCCGTGGTCACGGCACAGAAAGGGTTGAACGAACCCCGTTATGCCTCCCTGCCTGGAATCATGAAAGCCAAGAAGAAGCCTGTTGACGTTAAAAACCTGGCTGCCCTGGGTGTCAGTGTTGAATCGAAGTCTAAAGTCGCCAAAATGGTACCGCCTCCGGCCAGACCTCCTGGAAAGATTATCGCGGGCGACGATCCGGCGGTTAAGGCTGCGGAACTGGCCAAACTGCTGCGAGAAGAGGCGAAGGTCATCTAA